One Electrophorus electricus isolate fEleEle1 chromosome 13, fEleEle1.pri, whole genome shotgun sequence DNA segment encodes these proteins:
- the ap4s1 gene encoding AP-4 complex subunit sigma-1, producing MIKFLLMINKQGQTRLSKYYDHVDVGKRAALEANVVKCCLFRKKEECSFVEYKDYKLVYRQYAALFIVVGITDDENELSIYELVHNFIEVLDKYFNRVSELDIMFNLDKVHIMLDEMILNGCIVETNKNRILAPLLALDKMAES from the exons ATGATCAAATTCCTTCTGATGATTAACAAGCAGGGACAGACTCGCCTGTCAAAGTATTACGATCATGTAGACGTTGGAAAGAGGGCTGCTTTGGAGGCGAATGTGGTCAAGTGCTGTCTGTTCCGTAAGAAGGAGGAG TGCTCCTTTGTAGAGTACAAGGACTACAAACTGGTATATCGACAGTATGCTGCTCTTTTTATTGTAGTGGGCATCACTGATGATGAA AATGAGCTTTCTATTTATGAACTTGTACACAACTTTATTGAAGTGCTTGACAAGTACTTCAATCGTGTG AGTGAACTGGAT ATAATGTTCAATTTGGATAAGGTGCACATAATGCTTGATGAAATGATTCTAAATGGATGCATTGTGGAGACCAACAAGAATCGCATACTGGCACCACTGCTGGCCTTAGACAAAATGGCAGAAAGTTGA